A section of the Agromyces aurantiacus genome encodes:
- the gatB gene encoding Asp-tRNA(Asn)/Glu-tRNA(Gln) amidotransferase subunit GatB, producing the protein MARAALMDFDEALARFEPVIGLEVHVELNTATKMFSPAPNPANSAYHGAGPNTLVAPVDMGLPGSLPVVNGTAVRYSISLGLALGCSIAPSSRFARKNYFYPDLGKNYQISQYDEPIAFEGSVEVELENGRTFQVAIERAHMEEDAGKLTHVGGTTGRIQGAEYSLVDYNRAGVPLVEIVTKPIVGAGADAPALARAYVATIRDIVLSLGISEARMERGNLRCDANVSLRPKGQEKFGTRTETKNVNSMRSVERAVRYEIQRQAAILAEGGTITQETRHWHEDTGTTSPGRPKSDADDYRYFPEPDLLPVEPEPALIEELRAALPEPPAARRRRLKAEWGFSDIDFQGVVNGGLLNEVLATVEAGATPSAARKWWTGELTRIANARGTDASELAEPADVAELAALVEEGTLTDRLARQVLEGVIAGEGSPREIVDARGLAVVSDDGALIAAIDDALAAQPDVLAKIRDGKVQAAGAVIGAVMKAMQGKADAARVRELVLERAGAEG; encoded by the coding sequence ATGGCGCGCGCGGCACTGATGGACTTCGACGAGGCGCTCGCGCGCTTCGAGCCGGTGATCGGCCTCGAGGTGCACGTCGAGCTCAACACGGCGACCAAGATGTTCTCGCCGGCGCCGAACCCGGCGAACAGCGCCTACCACGGCGCCGGGCCGAACACGCTCGTCGCGCCGGTCGACATGGGCCTGCCCGGCTCGCTCCCGGTGGTCAACGGCACCGCCGTGCGGTACTCGATCTCGCTCGGGCTCGCGCTCGGCTGCTCGATCGCGCCGTCGAGCCGGTTCGCGCGGAAGAACTACTTCTACCCCGACCTCGGCAAGAACTACCAGATCTCGCAGTACGACGAGCCCATCGCGTTCGAGGGTTCGGTCGAGGTCGAGCTCGAGAACGGCCGCACGTTCCAGGTCGCGATCGAGCGTGCGCACATGGAGGAGGACGCGGGCAAGCTCACCCACGTCGGCGGCACGACGGGCCGCATCCAGGGCGCCGAGTACTCGCTCGTCGACTACAACCGGGCCGGCGTGCCGCTCGTCGAGATCGTGACCAAGCCCATCGTCGGGGCGGGGGCGGATGCTCCCGCGCTCGCGCGCGCGTACGTCGCGACGATCCGCGACATCGTGCTCTCGCTCGGCATCTCCGAGGCGCGCATGGAGCGGGGCAACCTGCGCTGCGACGCGAACGTCTCGCTGCGACCCAAGGGCCAGGAGAAGTTCGGCACCCGCACCGAGACGAAGAACGTCAACTCGATGCGCTCGGTCGAGCGCGCCGTGCGCTACGAGATCCAGCGCCAGGCGGCCATCCTCGCCGAGGGCGGCACGATCACGCAGGAGACCCGCCACTGGCACGAGGACACGGGCACGACGAGCCCGGGTCGTCCGAAGTCCGACGCCGACGACTACCGGTACTTCCCCGAGCCCGACCTGCTGCCGGTCGAGCCCGAGCCCGCCCTCATCGAGGAGCTGCGCGCCGCGCTGCCCGAGCCGCCCGCGGCCCGGCGTCGCCGGCTCAAGGCCGAGTGGGGGTTCAGCGACATCGACTTCCAGGGCGTGGTCAACGGCGGCCTGCTCAACGAGGTGCTCGCGACGGTCGAGGCCGGCGCCACGCCCTCCGCCGCGCGCAAGTGGTGGACGGGCGAGCTGACCCGCATCGCGAACGCTCGGGGCACGGATGCCTCGGAGCTGGCCGAGCCGGCCGACGTCGCCGAACTGGCTGCGCTCGTCGAGGAGGGCACGCTCACCGACCGCCTGGCGCGCCAGGTGCTCGAGGGCGTCATCGCGGGCGAGGGGTCGCCGCGCGAGATCGTCGACGCGCGTGGTCTCGCGGTCGTCTCCGACGACGGCGCGCTCATCGCCGCGATCGACGACGCGCTCGCCGCGCAGCCCGACGTGCTCGCCAAGATCCGCGACGGCAAGGTCCAGGCCGCCGGCGCCGTGATCGGCGCGGTCATGAAGGCGATGCAGGGCAAGGCCGATGCCGCTCGCGTGCGCGAACTCGTGCTCGAGCGCGCGGGCGCCGAGGGGTAG
- a CDS encoding DNA polymerase IV: MSKQDGSSRQVTTGPVDDSATPILHVDMDAFFVSVELLRRPELRGRPVLVGGTAGRGVVAAASYEARRFGVNSAMPMSVALQRCPNAVVLRGDYGRYAEYSERVMTIFRELTPLVEPLSIDEAFLDVSGARRLHGSPAEIAWTIRRRVHDETGLTCSVGVAASKYVAKVASSRAKPDGMLVVPADQTTAFLHPLPVSALWGVGRVTEESLRKLGLRTVGDVAEMPADALTRAVGPALAARLSQLANGVDPREVETRRVEKSIGHETTFDHDLVEHDDIARELLRLATDVGVRLRRAGMLARTITLKLRYGDFTTVTRSRTLAEPTDVARRIYEEALVPLGELVGDGRRVRLIGVRGEQLRPAGDGAPLWDPDEDWRDAERTVDEVVRRFGRGAVRPASLVRPGTPGALPTAGEGWERDDAGTATTRRPARAPRAAPADRSDGPLPPGARTFS, from the coding sequence ATGAGCAAGCAGGACGGCTCGTCGCGCCAGGTCACGACCGGGCCGGTCGACGACTCGGCGACCCCGATCCTGCACGTCGACATGGATGCGTTCTTCGTCTCCGTCGAGCTGCTGCGTCGCCCCGAGCTCCGGGGCAGGCCGGTGCTCGTCGGCGGAACCGCGGGCCGCGGCGTGGTCGCGGCCGCGAGCTACGAGGCGCGGCGGTTCGGCGTGAACTCCGCGATGCCCATGTCGGTCGCGCTCCAGCGCTGCCCGAACGCGGTCGTGCTGCGCGGCGATTACGGGCGGTACGCGGAGTACTCCGAGCGGGTCATGACGATCTTCCGCGAGCTCACGCCGCTCGTGGAGCCGCTCTCGATCGACGAGGCGTTCCTCGACGTGTCGGGCGCGCGTCGGCTCCACGGCAGTCCCGCCGAGATCGCGTGGACGATCCGCCGGCGCGTCCACGACGAGACGGGCCTGACCTGCTCGGTCGGCGTGGCGGCGAGCAAGTACGTCGCCAAGGTCGCCTCGAGCCGCGCCAAGCCCGACGGAATGCTCGTGGTCCCGGCCGACCAGACGACGGCGTTCCTGCATCCGCTGCCCGTCTCGGCCCTCTGGGGCGTCGGCCGCGTCACCGAGGAATCGCTGCGCAAGCTCGGCCTGCGCACCGTGGGCGATGTCGCCGAGATGCCGGCCGATGCGCTGACCCGTGCGGTCGGCCCCGCCCTCGCCGCGCGGCTCTCCCAGCTCGCGAACGGCGTCGATCCGCGGGAGGTCGAGACGCGCCGGGTCGAGAAGAGCATCGGCCACGAGACCACGTTCGACCACGACCTGGTCGAGCACGACGACATCGCCCGCGAGCTCCTGCGCCTCGCGACCGACGTGGGCGTGCGGCTCCGCAGGGCCGGGATGCTGGCGCGCACGATCACGCTGAAGCTCCGGTACGGCGACTTCACGACCGTCACGCGGTCGCGCACGCTCGCCGAACCGACCGATGTCGCGCGTCGCATCTACGAGGAGGCGCTCGTGCCGTTGGGCGAGCTCGTGGGCGACGGGCGGCGGGTCCGGCTCATCGGCGTCCGCGGCGAGCAACTGCGTCCCGCGGGGGATGGCGCGCCCCTGTGGGACCCCGACGAGGACTGGCGCGACGCCGAACGCACGGTCGACGAGGTGGTCCGGAGATTCGGCCGCGGGGCGGTGCGGCCTGCCTCGCTCGTGCGGCCGGGGACGCCGGGCGCGTTGCCGACCGCGGGCGAAGGGTGGGAGCGCGACGACGCCGGCACGGCGACGACGCGCCGGCCGGCCCGCGCGCCGCGAGCTGCGCCTGCCGACCGATCCGACGGCCCCCTCCCGCCGGGTGCCCGCACGTTCTCGTGA
- the gatC gene encoding Asp-tRNA(Asn)/Glu-tRNA(Gln) amidotransferase subunit GatC, which produces MSEISAEQVAHLANLARIALTEEEIGHLTTELGQIMQAVEKVSEVATPDVVPTSHPIPLHNPLREDVPTDVLTVEQVLSGAPEHDGARFVVSAILGEEQ; this is translated from the coding sequence ATGTCTGAAATCAGCGCCGAGCAGGTCGCGCACCTCGCGAACCTCGCTCGCATCGCGCTCACCGAGGAAGAGATCGGCCACCTCACCACGGAACTCGGCCAGATCATGCAGGCGGTCGAGAAGGTGAGCGAGGTGGCCACGCCCGACGTCGTGCCCACCAGCCACCCGATCCCGCTGCACAACCCGCTCCGCGAGGACGTCCCGACCGACGTGCTCACCGTCGAGCAGGTGCTCTCGGGCGCCCCCGAGCACGACGGCGCGCGGTTCGTCGTCTCCGCGATCCTGGGGGAGGAGCAGTGA
- the arfB gene encoding alternative ribosome rescue aminoacyl-tRNA hydrolase ArfB, which translates to MPAAHRPGLRVDSGLTIPESELSWRFSRSSGPGGQGVNTADSRVELTWSVAGSDALSPLQRQRLLERLSGRLVDGVLTIAASEHRAQLQNRSAARARLAAVVADALRPPSPSRRPTRPSRGAKERRLDAKKRRTEVKRLRRPPQD; encoded by the coding sequence ATGCCCGCTGCGCACCGCCCCGGTCTCCGGGTCGACTCCGGGCTCACGATCCCAGAGTCGGAGCTGTCGTGGCGGTTCTCGCGGTCGTCCGGCCCGGGCGGGCAGGGCGTCAACACCGCCGACTCGCGCGTGGAGCTCACGTGGAGCGTGGCCGGCTCCGACGCGCTCTCGCCGCTCCAGCGGCAGCGGCTCCTCGAGCGCCTGAGCGGTCGCCTCGTCGACGGCGTGCTCACGATCGCGGCATCCGAGCACCGGGCGCAACTGCAGAACCGGAGTGCTGCGCGCGCTCGGCTCGCCGCCGTCGTCGCCGACGCGCTGCGGCCGCCGTCGCCGTCACGACGTCCGACCCGCCCGAGTCGCGGCGCGAAGGAGCGCCGCCTCGATGCGAAGAAGCGGCGTACCGAGGTCAAGCGCCTGCGTCGCCCCCCGCAGGACTGA
- a CDS encoding alkaline phosphatase family protein, with protein sequence MAEAGDDRDHDEEAARFGATRREFLKLGGVAGAAAVVAGGGAAAVGAAAGHSTGLSEGAAGFAALPAPPTPRSKPGFDHLVVVMGENRSFDNLLGWLYDADTVPDGTTFDGLAFGDYANTAPDGEVVAAHVYAGATDLIMSRPHPDPGEEYPHVNTQLFGTIRPASNATAAIDDMTAPYNAPDAGAAASMSGFLTDYAHHVEHDVDVAGHRDLRQIMGSFSPEMLPVLSTLAKGFAVYDAWHCAVPSQTFCNRSFFHASTSHGFVTNRGGAGYRKWLEAKPAPTIFNRLEDAGLDWRIYFDDLQLVSMTGIIHAPALEKYWRTEHFAPMSQFWSDVADGKLPPYSFVEPRMIYDHNDFHPPVGPLRESEVEGGEVTDSAISDVRAGELLIHRIYSAIRESATEGGSNAVNTMLLITFDEHGGTYDHVAPPAGTPPHPDAKPGEMGFAFDRLGCRVPAIAISAYTAEGGVIHDAMHHGSVIATLCKLHRLDPLTARDDGAPDILNAVTRDTPRHPLSWPVTTPQYTPPNPEAEPPHPGDAHRAAPLSPPARGLLGMLIAKYGADGEPEPETYGDAYEALQKYGVGLFGAPR encoded by the coding sequence ATGGCGGAGGCCGGCGACGACCGGGATCACGACGAGGAGGCGGCGCGGTTCGGCGCGACGCGCCGTGAGTTCCTGAAGCTGGGCGGCGTCGCGGGCGCCGCCGCCGTCGTGGCCGGTGGCGGTGCGGCCGCGGTGGGCGCCGCGGCCGGGCACTCGACCGGGCTGAGCGAGGGCGCAGCCGGGTTCGCCGCCCTTCCCGCCCCGCCGACGCCGCGGTCGAAGCCCGGCTTCGACCACCTCGTCGTGGTGATGGGCGAGAACCGCTCGTTCGACAACCTCCTCGGCTGGCTCTACGACGCCGACACCGTGCCGGACGGCACCACGTTCGACGGGCTCGCGTTCGGCGACTACGCCAACACCGCACCCGACGGCGAGGTCGTCGCGGCGCACGTGTACGCCGGTGCGACCGACCTCATCATGAGCCGCCCGCACCCCGACCCGGGCGAGGAGTACCCGCACGTCAACACCCAGCTCTTCGGCACGATCCGTCCCGCGTCGAACGCGACCGCCGCGATCGACGACATGACGGCGCCGTACAACGCGCCCGATGCCGGCGCCGCTGCAAGCATGTCGGGCTTCCTCACCGACTACGCCCATCACGTCGAGCACGACGTCGACGTCGCCGGGCACCGCGACCTCCGCCAGATCATGGGGTCGTTCTCGCCCGAGATGCTGCCCGTGCTCTCGACGCTCGCGAAGGGATTCGCCGTCTACGACGCCTGGCACTGCGCGGTGCCCTCGCAGACGTTCTGCAACCGCTCCTTCTTCCATGCGTCGACCTCGCACGGCTTCGTCACCAATCGCGGCGGCGCGGGCTACCGCAAGTGGCTCGAGGCGAAGCCCGCCCCGACGATCTTCAACCGGCTCGAGGACGCCGGGCTCGACTGGCGCATCTACTTCGACGACCTGCAGCTCGTGTCGATGACCGGCATCATCCACGCACCGGCACTCGAGAAGTACTGGCGCACGGAGCACTTCGCACCCATGTCGCAGTTCTGGAGCGACGTCGCCGACGGCAAGCTCCCGCCCTACTCGTTCGTCGAGCCGCGCATGATCTACGACCACAACGATTTCCACCCGCCGGTGGGGCCGCTGCGCGAGTCCGAGGTGGAGGGCGGCGAGGTCACCGACAGCGCGATCTCCGACGTGCGCGCGGGCGAGCTGCTGATCCACCGCATCTACAGCGCGATCCGCGAGAGCGCCACCGAGGGCGGATCCAACGCCGTCAACACGATGCTCCTCATCACGTTCGACGAGCACGGCGGCACCTACGACCACGTCGCGCCGCCCGCTGGCACGCCGCCGCACCCCGACGCGAAGCCCGGCGAGATGGGCTTCGCGTTCGACCGCCTCGGCTGCCGGGTGCCGGCGATCGCGATCTCGGCGTACACCGCCGAGGGCGGCGTCATCCACGACGCCATGCACCACGGGTCGGTCATCGCGACGCTCTGCAAGCTCCACCGACTCGACCCGCTCACGGCCCGCGACGACGGCGCGCCCGACATCCTGAACGCCGTGACCCGCGACACCCCGCGGCATCCGCTCAGCTGGCCGGTCACGACGCCGCAGTACACGCCGCCGAATCCCGAGGCCGAACCGCCGCACCCGGGCGACGCGCACCGTGCGGCGCCGCTCAGCCCGCCGGCACGCGGCCTGCTCGGCATGCTCATCGCGAAGTACGGCGCCGACGGCGAACCGGAGCCCGAGACCTACGGCGACGCGTACGAGGCGCTGCAGAAGTACGGCGTCGGCCTGTTCGGCGCGCCTCGATAG
- the gatA gene encoding Asp-tRNA(Asn)/Glu-tRNA(Gln) amidotransferase subunit GatA — protein MSDLIRLSAADLAAKLASGEVSSVEATRAHLDRIAAVDGAVHAYLHVNEAALETAAEVDRRRAAGEELGPLAGVPIAVKDVLVTRGMPSTSGSRILEGWIPPYDATPVRKVREAGMIPLGKTNMDEFAMGSSTEHSAYGPTHNPWDLERIPGGSGGGSAAAVAAFEAPLALGSDTGGSIRQPAHVTGTVGVKPTYGGVSRYGSIALASSLDQIGPVSRTVLDAALLHDVIAGHDPHDQTSIPDPWPSMAEAVRRADVSGLRIGVVKELDSEGVQAGVRQRFHEALELLAANGAEIVEVGAPSFEYAIAAYYLILPAEASSNLAKFDSVRFGLRVTPEGGGTVEQVMAATREAGFGPEVKRRIILGTYALSAGYYDAYYGSAQKVRTLVQRDFDAAFAEVDVLATPTAPTTAFKLGEKLDDPLAMYLNDVATIPANLAGVPGISVPSGLAPEDGLPAGIQFLAPAREDARLYNVGGALEALLVDRWGGPLLAQAPDLSTHELKATEEGVV, from the coding sequence GTGAGCGACCTCATCCGGCTCAGCGCCGCCGACCTCGCCGCCAAGCTCGCCTCCGGCGAGGTCTCGTCCGTCGAGGCGACCCGCGCCCACCTCGACCGCATCGCCGCCGTCGACGGCGCCGTGCACGCGTACCTGCACGTCAACGAGGCCGCCCTCGAGACTGCTGCCGAGGTCGACCGCCGCCGAGCGGCCGGCGAGGAGCTCGGCCCGCTCGCGGGCGTGCCGATCGCGGTGAAGGACGTGCTGGTCACCAGGGGCATGCCGTCGACCTCCGGCTCGCGCATCCTCGAGGGCTGGATCCCGCCGTACGACGCGACGCCCGTCCGGAAGGTGCGCGAGGCGGGCATGATCCCGCTCGGCAAGACCAACATGGACGAGTTCGCGATGGGCTCCTCGACCGAGCACTCGGCGTACGGCCCGACGCACAACCCGTGGGACCTCGAGCGCATCCCCGGCGGCTCGGGCGGCGGTTCCGCGGCCGCGGTCGCGGCCTTCGAGGCGCCCCTCGCGCTCGGCAGCGACACCGGTGGCTCCATCCGCCAGCCGGCGCACGTGACCGGCACCGTCGGCGTGAAGCCCACGTACGGCGGCGTGAGCCGGTACGGCTCGATCGCGCTCGCGAGCTCGCTCGACCAGATCGGCCCGGTCAGCCGCACGGTGCTCGACGCGGCGCTGCTGCACGACGTGATCGCCGGGCACGACCCGCACGACCAGACCTCGATCCCCGACCCGTGGCCCTCGATGGCCGAGGCGGTCCGGCGAGCGGATGTCTCGGGGCTGCGCATCGGCGTCGTGAAGGAACTCGACTCCGAGGGCGTCCAGGCCGGCGTGCGGCAGCGCTTCCACGAGGCGCTCGAGCTGCTCGCCGCCAACGGCGCCGAGATCGTCGAGGTCGGCGCGCCGAGCTTCGAGTACGCGATCGCGGCGTACTACCTGATCCTGCCTGCGGAGGCGTCGTCGAACCTCGCGAAGTTCGACTCCGTGCGCTTCGGCCTGCGCGTCACGCCCGAGGGCGGCGGCACCGTCGAGCAGGTCATGGCCGCGACCCGCGAGGCCGGGTTCGGCCCCGAGGTCAAGCGCCGCATCATCCTCGGCACCTACGCCCTCTCGGCGGGGTACTACGACGCCTACTACGGCAGCGCCCAGAAGGTGCGCACGCTCGTGCAGCGCGATTTCGACGCCGCGTTCGCCGAGGTCGACGTGCTCGCCACGCCGACCGCGCCGACGACCGCGTTCAAGCTCGGCGAGAAGCTCGACGACCCGCTCGCGATGTACCTCAACGACGTCGCGACGATCCCCGCGAACCTCGCGGGCGTCCCCGGCATCTCGGTGCCGTCCGGCCTCGCGCCGGAGGACGGGCTGCCGGCGGGCATCCAGTTCCTCGCGCCCGCGCGCGAGGACGCTCGGCTCTACAACGTCGGCGGCGCGCTCGAGGCGCTGCTCGTCGACCGGTGGGGCGGCCCGCTGCTCGCGCAGGCCCCCGACCTGTCCACCCACGAACTCAAGGCGACCGAGGAGGGCGTGGTCTGA
- the mnmA gene encoding tRNA 2-thiouridine(34) synthase MnmA codes for MRVLAAMSGGVDSAVAAARAVDAGHDVVGVHLALSRMPGTLRTGSRGCCTIEDSMDAQRAANVLGIPYYVWDFSERFKADVVDDFIAEYSAGRTPNPCMRCNERIKFAALLEKAIALGFDAVCTGHYATIVTDAAGHRELHRASAWAKDQSYVLGVLTAEQLAHAYFPLGDTPSKQLVREEAARRGLSVAQKPDSHDICFIPDGDTRGWLGEKVGIAPGEIVDRSGAVVGSHDGAHAYTVGQRRGLRLGTPAPDGRPRFVLEVRPKENTVVVGPKEALAIAEIAGSRFTWAGRPPVEPAEPFACEVQIRAHAEPVPASARVATDASGRDELVVTPEVPLDGVAPGQTAVVYVGTRVLGQCTIDRTVSAVPADA; via the coding sequence ATGCGAGTCCTGGCAGCGATGAGCGGCGGCGTCGACAGCGCCGTCGCGGCCGCGCGCGCCGTCGACGCCGGCCACGACGTGGTCGGCGTGCACCTGGCGCTCAGCCGCATGCCGGGCACGCTCCGCACGGGCAGCCGCGGCTGCTGCACGATCGAGGACTCGATGGACGCGCAGCGCGCCGCGAACGTGCTCGGCATCCCGTACTACGTGTGGGACTTCTCCGAGCGGTTCAAGGCCGACGTCGTCGACGACTTCATCGCCGAGTACTCCGCCGGTCGCACGCCGAACCCGTGCATGCGCTGCAACGAGCGCATCAAGTTCGCCGCCCTCCTCGAGAAGGCGATCGCGCTCGGCTTCGACGCGGTCTGCACCGGGCACTACGCGACCATCGTGACGGATGCCGCGGGCCACCGCGAGCTCCACCGCGCGAGCGCGTGGGCGAAGGACCAGTCGTACGTGCTCGGCGTCCTCACGGCCGAGCAGCTCGCGCACGCGTACTTCCCGCTCGGCGACACGCCCTCCAAGCAGCTCGTGCGCGAGGAGGCGGCGCGCCGCGGCCTGTCGGTCGCGCAGAAGCCCGACTCGCACGACATCTGCTTCATCCCCGACGGCGACACGCGCGGCTGGCTCGGCGAGAAGGTCGGCATCGCGCCGGGCGAGATCGTGGATCGCTCGGGTGCCGTGGTCGGCTCGCACGACGGCGCGCACGCCTACACGGTAGGCCAGCGCCGGGGCCTTCGGCTCGGCACGCCCGCGCCCGACGGGCGGCCCCGCTTCGTGCTCGAGGTGCGCCCGAAGGAGAACACGGTCGTCGTCGGCCCGAAGGAGGCGCTCGCGATCGCCGAGATCGCCGGCTCGCGCTTCACCTGGGCCGGCCGTCCGCCGGTCGAGCCCGCCGAGCCGTTCGCGTGCGAGGTCCAGATCCGCGCGCACGCCGAGCCGGTGCCGGCGAGCGCCCGCGTGGCGACGGATGCGTCGGGGCGCGACGAGCTCGTCGTGACGCCCGAGGTCCCGCTCGACGGCGTGGCCCCGGGCCAGACGGCGGTGGTGTACGTCGGCACGCGCGTGCTCGGCCAGTGCACGATCGACCGCACCGTGAGTGCGGTTCCGGCCGACGCCTGA
- the ligA gene encoding NAD-dependent DNA ligase LigA has translation MASVDDTATPTVTREHAADEVEDLTIRINEARDAYYERDTVLISDAEYDELMRRLEELERLYPELQSQDSPTLTVGGRGETTLFAPVEHAERMLSLDNVFSPDELADWAVRAESAAGRRVHWLCELKIDGLALNLRYQRGRLVSAATRGDGRVGEDVTENVRFIPGIPMKLEGDGHPELVEVRGEVYFPTEAFGALNARQAESGEREFANPRNAASGSLRQKAEGKNAAQLDLMHRRLSGLKMLVHGIGAWPDPPVAAQSEVYELLAGWGLPTSDRYRVVDSVAGVQEFVSYYGEHRHSVEHEIDGVVVKIDELALHDELGATSRAPRWAIAYKYPPEQVNTKLLDIVVSVGRTGRATPFAVMEPVRVAGSVVRQATLHNQDVVKAKGVLIGDTVVLRKAGDVIPEVLGPVVELRDGTEHAFVMPAECPECGTPLRPMKEGDIDLRCPNARACPAQVRGRVEHIGSRGALDIEALGEVSAAALTQPRVPAEPPLPTEAGLFDLTVDDLIPIEVVVRDAETGLEKLEADGTARVRAPFRRNPSAAERKAGLEGPQPSASALKLVSEIEKAKTKPLWRILVSLNIRHVGPVAARALADHFGSLEAIRAASRDELAEVEGVGGIIADSLLDWFEVDWHREIVERWAAAGVQFATPGHPGPGRAAEAGGVLAGLTVVATGSLDGFTREGAQEAIIAAGGKAASSVSKKTDFVAAGPGAGSKLAKAEELGIRVLDAAQFAVLVTEGPDALDR, from the coding sequence GTGGCATCCGTCGACGACACCGCGACCCCGACCGTGACCCGCGAGCACGCGGCCGACGAGGTCGAAGACCTCACGATCCGCATCAACGAGGCGCGCGACGCCTATTACGAGCGCGACACCGTGCTCATCAGCGACGCCGAGTACGACGAGCTCATGCGCCGGCTGGAGGAGCTCGAGCGGCTCTACCCCGAGCTGCAGAGCCAGGACAGCCCCACCCTGACCGTCGGCGGCCGCGGCGAGACCACGTTGTTCGCACCCGTCGAGCACGCCGAGCGCATGCTCAGCCTCGACAACGTCTTCTCGCCCGACGAGCTCGCCGACTGGGCCGTGCGCGCCGAGTCCGCGGCCGGCCGTCGCGTGCACTGGCTGTGCGAGCTCAAGATCGACGGGCTCGCCCTCAACCTGCGCTACCAGCGCGGGCGGCTCGTCTCCGCGGCCACCCGCGGCGACGGGCGCGTCGGCGAGGATGTCACCGAGAACGTCCGCTTCATCCCCGGCATCCCGATGAAGCTCGAGGGCGACGGGCACCCCGAGCTCGTGGAGGTCCGCGGCGAGGTGTACTTCCCCACCGAGGCGTTCGGCGCGCTGAACGCCCGGCAGGCCGAGTCCGGGGAGCGCGAGTTCGCCAACCCCCGCAACGCGGCGAGCGGGTCGCTCCGGCAGAAAGCCGAGGGCAAGAACGCCGCGCAGCTCGACCTCATGCACCGTCGGCTCTCCGGGCTCAAGATGCTCGTGCACGGCATCGGCGCGTGGCCCGACCCGCCCGTCGCCGCGCAGTCCGAGGTGTACGAGCTGCTCGCCGGATGGGGCCTGCCGACCTCCGACCGGTACCGCGTCGTCGACTCGGTCGCGGGCGTGCAGGAGTTCGTGTCGTACTACGGCGAGCACCGGCACTCCGTCGAGCACGAGATCGACGGCGTGGTCGTCAAGATCGACGAGCTCGCGCTGCACGACGAGCTGGGTGCGACCAGTCGCGCGCCGCGCTGGGCGATCGCCTACAAGTACCCGCCCGAGCAGGTGAACACCAAGCTGCTCGACATCGTCGTGAGCGTCGGGCGGACCGGCCGCGCCACGCCGTTCGCCGTCATGGAGCCCGTGCGCGTGGCCGGGTCGGTGGTGCGCCAGGCGACCCTGCACAATCAGGACGTCGTCAAGGCGAAGGGCGTCCTCATCGGCGACACCGTCGTGCTGCGCAAGGCGGGCGACGTGATCCCCGAGGTCCTCGGGCCCGTGGTCGAGCTGCGCGACGGCACCGAGCACGCGTTCGTGATGCCGGCCGAGTGTCCCGAGTGCGGCACGCCGCTCCGCCCGATGAAGGAGGGCGACATCGACCTCCGGTGCCCGAATGCGCGCGCGTGCCCGGCCCAGGTGCGCGGCCGGGTCGAGCACATCGGATCGCGCGGCGCGCTCGACATCGAGGCGCTCGGCGAGGTGTCCGCCGCCGCCCTCACCCAGCCGCGCGTGCCCGCCGAGCCGCCCCTGCCCACCGAGGCCGGCCTGTTCGACCTCACGGTCGACGACCTCATCCCCATCGAGGTGGTCGTGCGCGACGCCGAGACCGGGCTCGAGAAGCTCGAGGCCGACGGCACCGCGCGGGTCCGCGCCCCGTTCCGGCGCAACCCGAGCGCGGCCGAGCGCAAGGCGGGCCTCGAGGGTCCGCAGCCGTCGGCGAGCGCGCTCAAGCTCGTCTCCGAGATCGAGAAGGCCAAGACCAAGCCGCTCTGGCGCATCCTCGTCTCCCTGAACATCCGCCACGTCGGCCCCGTCGCCGCGCGCGCGCTCGCCGACCACTTCGGCTCGCTCGAGGCGATCCGCGCCGCGAGCCGCGACGAGCTGGCCGAGGTCGAGGGCGTCGGCGGGATCATCGCCGACTCGCTGCTCGACTGGTTCGAGGTCGACTGGCACCGCGAGATCGTCGAGCGGTGGGCGGCCGCGGGCGTGCAGTTCGCCACGCCGGGCCATCCCGGTCCAGGGCGGGCGGCCGAGGCGGGCGGCGTGCTGGCCGGGCTCACGGTCGTCGCGACCGGGAGCCTCGACGGCTTCACTCGCGAGGGAGCGCAGGAGGCTATCATCGCGGCAGGGGGCAAGGCGGCGTCGAGCGTCTCCAAGAAGACCGACTTCGTCGCGGCGGGTCCCGGTGCCGGATCCAAGCTCGCGAAGGCGGAGGAACTCGGCATCCGGGTCCTCGACGCGGCGCAGTTCGCGGTCCTCGTCACGGAGGGGCCGGACGCGCTCGATCGATGA